From Macadamia integrifolia cultivar HAES 741 unplaced genomic scaffold, SCU_Mint_v3 scaffold3103, whole genome shotgun sequence, a single genomic window includes:
- the LOC122067767 gene encoding uncharacterized protein LOC122067767, translating to MVSNAGRSSAQPMHGSLSFSRAAVLRQSTPNSIYGNLEIILPLEDNSEKEGNLPSGNGIIPNQLFEGSSKEYLVEDNSSEASSPHGQCNPPSSKVDQQLMDRPMVDNPLGGTEYGPDPADSASSSSEHDSHPFREERNQKGAEIEAPNIGRAPVPRTLRPRKNRAVNIGRRGGCRKTHAGRGGRDHEWEGPEHVVSDLSPSHIVGGRVIVQHQEVTAIDSFLRDVEDNSNRPVHEGGMLGQTSMLVIWMPQISDLMKVLFWNIRGIKKVVGRRALRELIIQKDPDLLCIAEPMIGTCDFPNLFFNKLGFYGDFIHNNRLNRIPNLWILWRRNLKVPVSVSKSEQHVTIALDWGMSHIQISFVHASSFRAGRRALWMDLVADTPQTPTPWTVIGDFNACLQSHEKRGPGNFSLGSATEFGAMVDACLLSQVPSMGRKFTWTNNRCRGNVCAVLDRGFCNEEWISFFQDCSQQVLPRFASDHSPLLVVSSSSQRPPNCPFRFNNFWTDHEDFDRVVAESWAEWVPGSPIFSLMSKLKRLKGALKGWAKQTFPHFERGLDEAKKNLTHVQEEIDSNGLSDQLFRMEADAKTALLKAQENHEKLWAEKARLRWLTYGDRNSKFFHLSAKMRRNRNTIRFLKKQDGSIVEGQTNLGEYIVEFYEGFHKNAPTVDHLDLLDSIPRVLQQVDIFHLDSLPGNAEIMKAVWALDPESSPGPDGFSGKFFRKCWSIVEGDVCNAVKAFFRTSRMPKGVNNTFLILIPKVDGAETLDKYRPLCMSNFFCKIISKVLAMRLERFLPRLISEEQGAFQKGKLIHDNISVASELANLMYSATRGGGLGIKIDIRKAYDTISWSFLFKVMEKFGFSKNWITWLHQLLASTKISVLVNGGPQGFFGVERGLRQGDPISPLLFIMAEEVLSRGLTRLTHQKDIMPICGPKGVATPGHILFADDIFIFSNASSRYVANLKNFLMKYQEFSGQHISFEKSKLFLGKIPPTRKQAIAETLGIPICSFPTRYLGVEIFKGRITKEAFLPVLDKVKGRLAGWKGKLLSMAGRVELVRSVISGIPNHNFGIYWWPSALLVTMERWMKNFIWTGEVDTSKPITVKWESVCKPKEEGGLGIRRLRDTNMAMLCKLVWRIKHEKSAANSFLRARFVKKDGSFNRGCRPSSIALGIRKVWKTVEANERWIIGRGDLANFWKDKWWGPRSILEEIQTPDLPPLPCNAKVCDFIRNGEWSLPEVRSHSLRQIFLAIKEVKIPSAQIEDLCIWQLSPLGSFTTSSAWEDIRRVAPAVHWNSLVWHNNLPPRIATFGWRLAHERLPTDELIRKKGIFLVSRCSLCEQYEESMEHIFLHCPFSRDIWEKFTSCFAIRWSEHESIDSLFQWWKRKSRSINLKNSWMIGLTIIASQIWRERNIRRYEGKKRNGIYSFQYICQDLALYAGTSKGEVKSIADILCCRKLGLKIDNPKIVPPLEVHWSEFSAVMEAILVAMNMNARGLWIESDSAAVVAATQKMHIPWFVLQKWRFALPFLQSITWKITHCFREANTVADFLAKKAAKSGASDYSTTFPSHVLDDLENDASGRHSFRFC from the exons ATGGTGAGTAATGCTGGAAGATCCTCCGCTCAGCCAATGCACGGATCTCTTTCCTTCTCAAGAGCTGCTGTTTTAAGACAGTCTACGCCTAATAGCATATATGGGAATCTTGAAATCATCCTTCCCTTGGAAGACAATTCTGAGAAGGAAGGGAATCTGCCAAGTGGCAATGGGATCATTCCAAATCAACTTTTTGAAGGAAGTTCTAAGGAGTACTTGGTGGAAGATAACAGCTCTGAGGCTAGCTCACCCCATGGGCAGTGCAATCCTCCATCTAGCAAGGTAGACCAGCAACTTATGGACCGTCCTATGGTGGACAACCCATTGGGCGGAACTGAATATGGACCCGACCCAGCAGACTCTGCAAGCTCCTCGTCCGAACATGACTCTCATCCTTTCAGGGAAGAGAGAAACCAGAAAGGCGCTGAGATTGAAGCTCCTAACATAGGTAGGGCCCCTGTGCCTCGTACTCTCAGGCCTCGTAAGAACAGAGCAGTGAACATTGGTAGACGGGGAGGCTGCCGGAAGACTCACGCTGGCAGAGGAGGGCGCGATCATGAATGGGAGGGCCCTGAGCATGTTGTTTCAGACTTGTCTCCATCACATATTGTGGGAGGAAGGGTGATAGTCCAACACCAAGAAGTGACAGCAATTGACAGTTTTCTTCGAGATGTGGAAGATAACTCTAATAGACCTGTGCATGAAGGTGGAATGCTGGGGCAGACTTCAATGCTGGTCATCTGGATGCCACAAATAAGTGATTTGATGAAGGTCCTTTTCTGGAATATTAGGGGCATCAAGAAGGTGGTCGGAAGACGGGCCTTGAGAGAGTTGATTATTCAGAAGGATCCAGACCTTCTGTGTATCGCAGAACCAATGATAGGTACCTGTGACTTTCccaatttgttttttaataaactaGGCTTTTACGgtgattttattcataacaaTAGGCTCAATAGAATTCCAAATCTATGGATCCTGTGGAGAAGAAATTTGAAGGtccctgtttctgtttctaagtCTGAACAGCATGTTACAATTGCTTTGGATTGGGGTATGAGCCATATCCAGATTTCCTTTGTTCATGCTAGCAGCTTTAGGGCGGGGCGAAGAGCTTTATGGATGGATTTGGTGGCTGATACTCCTCAAACTCCTACTCCTTGGACTGTTATTGGTGACTTTAATGCATGCCTTCAATCTCATGAGAAACGTGGCCCAGGAAATTTCAGTTTGGGGTCGGCAACAgaatttggagccatggttgACGCATGTCTTCTATCTCAGGTGCCCTCGATGGGCAGGAAATTCACCTGGACAAACAATCGATGCCGAGGTAATGTCTGTGCTGTTCTGGATAGAGGTTTTTGTAACGAAGAATGGATATCCTTTTTTCAGGACTGTTCTCAACAGGTCCTTCCTCGGTTTGCCTCTGACCATTCCCCTCTGCTTGTGGTCTCAAGTAGCAGCCAGCGCCCTCCAAATTGCCCCTTtcgatttaataatttttggacGGATCATGAGGACTTCGATAGGGTTGTAGCTGAATCCTGGGCGGAGTGGGTTCCAGGGTCACCTATTTTTTCCCTAATGTCTAAACTCAAGCGGCTCAAAGGGGCGTTAAAAGGTTGGGCGAAACAGACCTTTCCCCATTTTGAAAGGGGTCTCGACGAGGCAAAGAAAAATCTCACCCACGTGCAGGAGGAGATTGACAGTAATGGGTTGTCGGATCAACTGTTCCGAATGGAGGCTGATGCTAAAACGGCTCTTCTCAAGGCGCAAGAgaatcatgaaaagctttgggcAGAAAAGGCGAGACTCAGGTGGTTGACTTATGGGGACAGAAATTCTAAGTTTTTCCATCTATCTGCTAAAATGcgaagaaatagaaatactaTCCGATTCCTCAAAAAACAGGATGGGTCGATTGTGGAAGGGCAAACTAATTTGGGTGAGTATATTGTGGAATTCTATGAGGGATTTCACAAAAATGCTCCTACAGTCGATCATCTTGATCTTTTGGACAGCATTCCGAGGGTTCTCCAACAAGTAGACATATTTCATCTAGACTCTCTTCCTGGTAATGCAGAGATCATGAAGGCGGTCTGGGCGCTTGATCCTGAAAGCTCGCCTGGCCCAGACGGCTTCTCTGGAAAATTTTTCAGGAAGTGTTGGAGCATTGTGGAAGGTGATGTTTGTAATGCGGTGAAAGCCTTCTTCAGGACTAGTCGTATGCCTAAAGGTGTTAACAATACTTTCCTAATTCTGATCCCTAAAGTGGACGGAGCTGAGACTCTGGACAAGTATCGACCATTGTGTATGAGCAATTTCTTCTGCAAAATAATTTCTAAGGTGCTGGCTATGCGCTTAGAGAGATTTCTCCCCAGGCTCATTTCGGAAGAACAGGGagcttttcaaaaagggaagcTGATCCATGACAACATTAGTGTGGCATCCGAGTTGGCGAACTTGATGTACTCTGCCACGAGAGGGGGTGGCCTTGGTATAAAAATAGACATCAGAAAGGCATACGATACGATTTCTTGGTCTTTCCTCTTTAAGGTGATGGAAAAATTTGGATTCTCAAAAAATTGGATCACATGGCTGCATCAATTATTGGCTTCAACTAAGATTTCTGTTCTTGTCAATGGAGGCCCGCAGGGCTTCTTTGGCGTGGAGCGAGGATTGAGACAGGGAGACCCTATATCCCCCTTGCTTTTTATCATGGCGGAAGAGGTTCTCTCTCGAGGCCTGACGAGATTGACCCACCAAAAAGATATTATGCCCATTTGTGGCCCTAAAGGCGTTGCAACCCCTGGACACATCTTATTCGCCGATGATATCTTTATCTTCTCGAATGCTTCATCCAGGTATGTGGCTAAccttaaaaattttcttatgaaatatcAGGAGTTCTCTGGTCAACACATCAGCTTCGAGAAAAGCAAGCTCTTTCTAGGGAAAATTCCTCCAACTCGTAAGCAAGCCATCGCTGAGACTTTGGGCATCCCCATTTGCAGCTTTCCAACTCGATACCTTGGTGTTGAGATATTCAAGGGAAGAATCACAAAGGAGGCATTTCTGCCTGTGTTGGATAAAGTAAAGGGGCGCCTTGCTGGATGGAAAGGTAAACTTTTGTCGATGGCGGGCAGGGTGGAGTTGGTTAGATCAGTCATATCCGGTATTCCTAATCATAATTTTGGGATCTATTGGTGGCCCTCTGCTCTCCTTGTAACCATGGAAAGatggatgaagaacttcatctGGACAGGGGAAGTGGATACCTCAAAACCAATTACAGTGAAGTGGGAGTCTGTTTGCAAACCGAAGGAAGAAGGGGGTTTAGGTATCAGAAGACTCAGAGACACGAACATGGCAATGCTGTGTAAATTGGTATGGAGAATAAAGCATGAGAAATCTGCTGCCAATTCTTTTCTTAGAGCCAGATTTGTGAAAAAAGATGGGTCATTTAATAGAGGTTGTCGGCCGTCGTCTATTGCTCTGGGCATCAGAAAGGTGTGGAAAACTGTGGAGGCAAACGAACGTTGGATTATTGGGAGAGGCGATCTAGCAAATTTCTGGAAAGACAAATGGTGGGGCCCTAGGTCTATTCTTGAGGAGATTCAGACTCCTGacctccctcccctcccttgCAATGCTAAGGTTTGTGATTTCATCAGGAATGGCGAATGGTCACTTCCAGAGGTCCGCTCTCACTCTCTCAGacaaattttccttgcaattaaAGAGGTGAAGATTCCCAGTGCCCAAATTGAGGACTTATGTATATGGCAGCTATCTCCTCTTGGTTCTTTTACTACATCGTCAGCGTGGGAGGATATTAGAAGAGTTGCTCCGGCAGTGCATTGGAACTCTTTGGTTTGGCACAATAACCTCCCTCCAAGAATTGCTACTTTTGGATGGAGACTAGCTCATGAGAGACTCCCAACGGACGAGCTTATaaggaaaaaaggaattttcctagtCTCTCGATGTAGCCTCTGTGAGCAGTACGAAGAAAGTATGGAGCATATTTTCCTTCACTGTCCTTTCTCcagagatatttgggagaaattCACTTCTTGTTTCGCAATTCGATGGTCTGAACATGAGTCAATTGATAGCTTATttcagtggtggaagaggaaatcaagaTCGATCAATTTAAAAAACTCTTGGATGATAGGGCTTACCATCATTGCTTCTCAAatctggagggaaagaaatatcagacggtatgaaggaaaaaagaggaatggGATCTACTCATTTCAATACATCTGCCAGGATCTTGCTCTATATGCAGGGACTTCTAAGGGTGAAGTGAAATCGATTGCTGATATTTTGTGTTGCAGAAAACTGGGGCTGAAGATTGATAACCCAAAGATTGTGCCGCCGCtggaagttcattggt ctgaatttagcGCTGTCATGGAAGCAATATTGGTTGCTATGAATATGAACGCAAGGGGCTTGTGGATCGAGTCGGACTCCGCAGCTGTAGTGGCTGCAACTCAGAAGATGCATATCCCTTGGTTTGTTTTACAAAAATGGCGGTTTGCTCTCCCATTCCTTCAGTCCATTACATGGAAAATCACCCACTGCTTCCGTGAGGCGAACACTGTGGCAGATTTTTTGGCAAAGAAGGCAGCAAAATCGGGAGCCTCTGACTACTCCACCACTTTTCCCAGTCATGTATTAGATGATTTAGAAAATGATGCCTCGGGTAGGCATAGTTTTCGCTTCTGCTAG
- the LOC122067766 gene encoding uncharacterized protein LOC122067766: protein MVVEMEETGEEISQGPKGGWPPDRGRQALITDFLKPQVREKEGESLPEHPMNEPFSAEQDVAEEGLPKVPAGDEGRRSYSSVVGRALPDVDSLPDPIHAGTDTKIIVPQDAYEERLQGFRFALIGRANFKFISMDDIRKEARETWNLKGGVKMAPMGKGYILFKFEKEGDMAALWRRSLTRVTGHVLRFQRWKPDFDVHAKNINTKLVWIRFPDLPLEYWHEKILLTMAKAAGRPVALDRCTRAASMGSFARVQVEIEMGASRPEEIQVERRQPGTGEIFWFKQIISYEDGMLRCGYCKRMGHNVQSCRHRKAPNREVQHREGHIDGETFGEEEGGRQDEGP from the coding sequence ATGGTGGTTGAGATGGAGGAGACTGGAGAGGAAATCAGCCAGGGTCCGAAGGGTGGGTGGCCTCCAGATCGAGGCAGACAAGCATTGATCACTGACTTTCTGAAACCTCAGGTAAGGGAGAAGGAGGGCGAATCCCTGCCTGAGCATCCTATGAATGAACCATTCTCGGCTGAGCAGGATGTGGCTGAGGAGGGTCTCCCAAAGGTTCCTGCTGGAGATGAAGGGAGACGCTCTTATTCTTCCGTGGTGGGGAGAGCTCTGCCGGATGTGGATAGTTTGCCAGACCCCATTCATGCGGGCACTGATACAAAGATAATAGTTCCTcaagatgcctatgaggaacGCCTCCAAGGCTTCCGATTTGCTTTGATTGGCAGagcaaatttcaaattcatatctATGGATGACATCCGCAAGGAGGCGAGAGAAACCTGGAACCTCAAAGGCGGTGTGAAGATGGCTCCGATGGGGAAGGGTTACATCCTCTTCAAATTTGAAAAGGAAGGTGACATGGCAGCACTGTGGCGAAGGAGCCTTACGAGAGTCACTGGTCATGTTCTCCGTTTCCAGCGATGGAAGCCTGACTTTGATGTGCATGCGAAGAATATCAATACTAAGCTCGTATGGATCAGATTCCCCGATTTGCCTcttgaatattggcatgagaagatcCTACTCACTATGGCTAAGGCTGCCGGGAGACCTGTTGCACTAGATAGATGTACTCGAGCGGCTTCCATGGGATCTTTTGCTCGGGTCCAAGTGGAGATCGAAATGGGAGCAAGCAGGCCTGAGGAGATTCAAGTGGAGAGACGACAACCAGGAACGGGGGAaattttctggttcaaacagATTATTTCCTATGAAGATGGCATGCTTAGGTGCGGGTATTGTAAGAGAATGGGTCATAATGTGCAATCTTGCCGCCATCGGAAAGCACCAAATAGAGAGGTGCAGCACCGTGAAGGACACATAGATGGTGAGACGTTTGGTGAAGAAGAAGGTGGAAGACAGGATGAAGGCCCCTAG